A genomic window from Lotus japonicus ecotype B-129 chromosome 1, LjGifu_v1.2 includes:
- the LOC130728646 gene encoding probable UDP-arabinopyranose mutase 2, translated as MASSVSPTPLLKDELDIVIPTIRNLDFLEMWRPFFQPYHMIIVQDGDPSKTIHVPDGFDYELYNRNDINRILGPKANCISFKDSACRCFGYMVSKKKYIYTIDDDCFVANDPSGKKINALEQHIKNLLCPSTPYFFNTLYEPYREGADFVRGYPFSLREGVPTAASHGLWLNIPDYDAPTQLVKPLERNTRYVDMVMTIPKGTLFPMCGMNLAFDRELIGPAMYFGLMGDGQPIGRYDDMWAGWCCKVICDHLGLGIKTGLPYIYHSKASNPFVNLRKEYKGIFWQEDIIPFFQSAVLPKEATTVQKCYIELAKQVKEKLTKIDPYFDKLADAMVTWIEAWDELNPAGAGANGKA; from the exons ATGGCTTCTTCTGTGTCACCGACACCATTGTTGAAAGATGAGCTTGACATTGTGATCCCCACCATAAGGAACCTCGATTTCTTGGAGATGTGGAGGCCATTCTTTCAGCCTTACCACATGATCATTGTGCAGGATGGTGATCCTTCGAAGACAATCCATGTCCCTGATGGCTTTGATTATGAGCTCTACAATCGCAATGACATTAACAGGATTCTGGGTCCTAAGGCCAATTGCATTTCCTTCAAGGACTCTGCATGCCGCTGCTTTGGTTACATGGTGTCTAAGAAGAAGTACATCTACACCATTGATGATGATTGCTTT GTTGCCAATGATCCATCTGGGAAAAAGATTAATGCATTGGAGCAGCATATAAAGAACCTTCTCTGCCCATCCACACCTTACTTTTTCAACACCCTGTATGAACCTTATCGCGAAGGTGCAGATTTTGTTCGCGGGTACCCCTTCAGTCTCCGTGAAGGTGTGCCAACTGCAGCTTCTCATGGTCTGTGGCTCAACATCCCAGACTATGATGCTCCTACTCAGCTTGTGAAGCCTCTTGAGAGGAACACTAG GTATGTGGATATGGTTATGACCATACCAAAGGGCACTTTGTTTCCCATGTGTGGAATGAACTTGGCATTCGATCGTGAGCTGATAGGACCAGCAATGTACTTTGGTCTCATGGGTGATGGTCAGCCTATTGGACGCTACGACGACATGTGGGCTGGCTGGTGCTGCAAG GTAATCTGTGATCACTTGGGATTGGGAATCAAGACTGGTCTTCCCTACATCTATCACAGCAAGGCAAGCAACCCATTTGTAAACTTGAGGAAAGAGTACAAAGGCATATTCTGGCAAGAAGACATTATCCCATTCTTCCAGAGCGCTGTTCTCCCAAAAGAAGCTACCACTGTTCAAAAGTGCTACATTGAGCTAGCCAAGCAAGTCAAGGAAAAACTTACCAAGATTGATCCTTACTTTGACAAGTTGGCAGATGCCATGGTCACTTGGATTGAAGCTTGGGATGAGCTTAACCCTGCTGGAGCAGGGGCCAATGGCAAAGCATAA
- the LOC130728647 gene encoding cytochrome P450 85A, protein MAIFFMAIFCVILVLCFCSALLRWNEVRFRREGLPPGTMGWPVFGETTEFLKQGPNFMKNQRERYGSFFKSHILGCPTIVSMDPELNRYILMNEAKGLVPGYPQSMLDILGKCNIAAVHGSTHKYMRGALLSIISPTLIRDQLLPKIDEFMRTHLSDWDNKVINIQEKTKEMAFLSSLKQIAGMESSSISQPFMSEFFKLVLGTLSLPINLPGTNYHQGLQARKSIISILSQLLEERRASQDRHIDMLGCLMGREDNRYKLTDEEIIDLIITIMYSGYETVSTTSMMALKYLHDHPKVLEEIRREHFAIRERKRPEDPIECNDLKSMRFTRAVIFETSRLATIVNGVLRKTTHDMELNGYLIPEGWRIYVYTREINYDPFLYHDPLKFNPWRWLGNSLESQSHFLIFGGGTRQCPGKELGIAEISTFIHYFVTRYRWEEVGGDKLMKFPRVVAPNGLHIRVSSY, encoded by the exons ATGGCTATCTTCTTCATGGCAATTTTTTGTGTGATCTTGGTGCTCTGTTTTTGCTCTGCTCTCTTGAGGTGGAATGAAGTGAGGTTCAGGAGGGAAGGTTTACCTCCAGGAACAATGGGGTGGCCTGTTTTTGGTGAGACAACTGAGTTTCTCAAGCAAGGTCCAAACTTTATGAAAAACCAGAGGGAAAG GTATGGCAGTTTTTTCAAATCCCACATATTGGGGTGCCCTACCATTGTTTCCATGGATCCAGAGCTTAATAGATATATACTGATgaatgaagcaaaagggcttgtTCCTGGGTACCCACAATCCATGTTAGATATATTAGGAAAATGCAACATTGCAGCTGTTCATGGCTCCACTCACAAGTACATGAGAGGGGCACTGCTTTCCATCATTAGCCCCACCTTGATCAGAGATCAGCTTTTGCCAAAAATTGATGAGTTCATGAGAACCCACCTTAGTGATTGGGACAACAAAGTCATCAACATTCAAGAGAAAACTAAAGAG ATGgcatttctctcttctctgaaGCAGATTGCAGGCATGGAATCAAGCTCAATATCACAGCCTTTCATGTCAGAGTTCTTTAAGCTAGTTTTAGGAACTCTCTCCTTGCCTATTAACCTTCCTGGCACAAATTATCACCAAGGGTTACAA GCAAGGAAGAGCATTATTAGCATTCTGAGTCAACTACTAGAGGAAAGGAGAGCATCCCAAGATAGACACATAGACATGCTTGGATGCTTGATGGGAAGAGAAGATAATAGATACAAACTAACTGATGAGGAAATCATTGATCTAATTATTACAATTATGTATTCTGGTTATGAAACTGTTTCAACCACATCAATGATGGCACTGAAGTACCTCCATGATCATCCCAAAGTTCTTGAAGAAATCAGA AGAGAACATTTTGCCATAAGAGAAAGGAAAAGGCCAGAGGATCCCATTGAGTGCAATGATCTCAAGTCAATGAGGTTTACCCGTGCG GTGATTTTTGAGACCTCGAGATTAGCTACAATAGTCAATGGGGTTCTGAGAAAAACAACACATGACATGGAACTGAACG GCTATTTGATTCCTGAAGGGTGGAGGATATATGTTTATACAAGAGAGATAAATTATGACCCATTTCTGTATCATGATCCACTAAAGTTTAACCCATGGAGATGGCTG GGTAACAGTCTAGAGTCACAAAGCCACTTCTTGATATTTGGAGGAGGCACAAGACAATGTCCAGGAAAGGAGTTGGGGATAGCAGAAATTTCCACTTTCATACACTACTTTGTAACTCGATACAG ATGGGAAGAAGTAGGAGGAGATAAACTAATGAAATTTCCTAGAGTTGTGGCACCAAATGGACTGCACATAAGGGTCTCATCTTATTAA